The Candidatus Eremiobacterota bacterium genome has a window encoding:
- a CDS encoding multicopper oxidase domain-containing protein produces the protein MTRFIVRLGVVAGIAASLVVAGGTLQTHAQAKEVPCPAGTYGKPLLSAPVITSHPSHGQGILKAIMRVVDDKRTLWGNTDDPRCANPNATLRFFEGIDATKLPTASPWPWPARSPDPIPGPTFRVWTGDLVEITFLNELDQNDFAYSLDRNPTAPPSPASPLPSGAPSPPSGDESCDKATFQRAVSTAQGATFPNCLHGSSTTNIHFHGTHTSPITTGDDVLLFVRPALRPDPNTLGNNGIIPSESTAFAQLHSFYKNQCEVSNNPPENGWLQARTHPLLPLSNWTRLQQRWLKQYDDTQPYQGQTPSPGKPALPPGMQLSPPNEREIRHGLWPQYHVGAVPVCFRLPTDGDPPTYHGKVVRMGQAPGTHWYHAHKHGSTALNVANGMTGAFIIQGKYDRDLQRFYNRYRTAYYGGPKFGAPPLPHEQVLMIQQLSTVPFNATNPSIAAGGPGASRPRLSVNGRLEPTVTMRPGEVQLWRVINGAFRDAVQFDHFGARNAAGTTACTTSTPPSTAGPGWRQIAQDGVQFHVLNYDRVGKLGAKFNLAAANRADVLLKAPMQTGTYAVCIVKNIGRVAKGGGGQPEPPTTLLTVNVGGPPVDMAFIDRADFPTFPHFLDDITDNDVKTCMDPQNPTRKTPPCRFLVFGRGNTTINNKSFEDGHVDQEIKVGQSEEWVVMNDATDKSHPFHIHINPFQITELFEPNFPNPNCPINPADPKTFDPRLPGYKPCHEFAPQSGYGAEARFVWWDTFPIPTAATPPAFTCDKTKGCDATALARYKASCTPAGATVQTCTGERIDGWFRMRSRFVDFTGQYVLHCHILIHEDLGMMQLVEVYAGAAPPPMTMKTHH, from the coding sequence ATGACTCGATTCATCGTTCGCCTCGGTGTCGTCGCCGGTATCGCGGCCTCGCTGGTCGTCGCCGGCGGGACCCTGCAAACGCACGCCCAGGCGAAGGAAGTGCCGTGTCCCGCAGGGACCTACGGCAAGCCGCTCCTTTCTGCCCCGGTCATCACGAGCCACCCGTCGCACGGGCAAGGCATCCTCAAAGCGATCATGCGGGTGGTCGACGACAAGCGGACGCTCTGGGGCAACACCGACGATCCGCGGTGCGCGAACCCGAACGCGACGCTGCGGTTCTTCGAGGGGATCGACGCCACGAAGCTCCCGACGGCGTCGCCGTGGCCGTGGCCGGCCCGTAGCCCCGATCCGATCCCCGGTCCGACGTTCCGCGTCTGGACCGGCGACTTGGTCGAGATCACGTTCCTCAACGAGCTCGACCAGAACGATTTCGCGTACTCCCTCGACCGCAACCCGACGGCGCCGCCCAGCCCGGCGTCCCCGCTGCCGAGCGGTGCGCCCTCGCCTCCGTCCGGCGACGAGTCCTGCGACAAAGCGACGTTCCAGCGCGCCGTCTCCACCGCGCAGGGAGCGACGTTCCCCAATTGCCTGCACGGCTCGAGCACGACGAACATACACTTCCACGGGACGCACACGTCACCGATCACGACCGGCGACGACGTCCTGCTGTTCGTTCGGCCGGCGCTGCGGCCGGACCCCAACACGCTCGGGAACAACGGCATCATCCCGAGCGAGTCGACCGCCTTCGCACAGCTTCATTCGTTCTACAAGAACCAATGCGAAGTCAGCAACAACCCGCCTGAGAACGGCTGGCTGCAGGCGCGCACGCATCCGCTGCTGCCGTTGTCGAATTGGACTCGCCTGCAACAACGCTGGCTCAAGCAGTACGACGACACGCAGCCGTACCAAGGCCAGACACCCTCGCCCGGAAAACCGGCGCTCCCGCCCGGCATGCAGCTGAGCCCGCCCAACGAGCGCGAGATTCGCCACGGGTTGTGGCCGCAGTATCACGTCGGCGCGGTGCCGGTCTGTTTCCGGCTGCCGACCGACGGCGATCCGCCGACGTACCACGGGAAGGTCGTCCGGATGGGACAAGCACCGGGGACGCATTGGTATCACGCGCACAAGCACGGTTCGACCGCGCTGAACGTCGCGAACGGAATGACGGGCGCGTTCATCATCCAGGGCAAGTACGACCGCGACCTGCAGCGGTTCTACAACCGGTACCGCACCGCGTACTACGGAGGCCCGAAGTTCGGCGCGCCGCCGTTGCCGCACGAGCAGGTTCTGATGATCCAGCAGCTCTCCACCGTGCCGTTCAACGCCACGAACCCCAGCATCGCGGCGGGCGGGCCCGGTGCGTCGCGTCCGCGGCTTTCGGTGAACGGGCGGCTCGAACCGACGGTCACGATGCGGCCGGGCGAAGTGCAGCTCTGGCGCGTCATCAACGGGGCGTTCCGCGACGCGGTGCAGTTCGATCACTTCGGCGCCCGCAACGCCGCCGGCACGACGGCCTGCACGACCAGCACGCCGCCGAGCACCGCAGGGCCGGGATGGCGGCAGATCGCGCAAGACGGCGTGCAGTTCCACGTCCTGAACTACGACCGGGTCGGGAAGCTCGGCGCCAAGTTCAACCTCGCGGCGGCGAACCGCGCCGACGTGCTGCTGAAAGCGCCGATGCAGACGGGGACGTATGCGGTCTGCATCGTGAAGAACATCGGCCGCGTGGCGAAGGGTGGGGGCGGCCAGCCGGAGCCCCCGACCACCTTGCTGACGGTGAACGTCGGCGGTCCACCGGTCGACATGGCGTTCATCGACCGGGCGGACTTCCCGACCTTCCCGCATTTCCTCGACGACATCACCGACAACGACGTCAAGACGTGCATGGACCCGCAGAATCCGACACGGAAAACGCCGCCCTGCCGGTTCCTGGTGTTCGGACGCGGTAACACGACGATCAACAACAAGTCGTTCGAAGACGGCCACGTCGACCAGGAGATCAAGGTCGGCCAAAGCGAGGAGTGGGTGGTGATGAACGATGCGACCGACAAATCGCATCCGTTCCACATCCACATCAACCCGTTCCAAATCACCGAGCTCTTCGAGCCTAACTTCCCGAACCCGAATTGTCCCATCAACCCGGCGGACCCGAAGACGTTCGATCCCCGGCTGCCGGGATACAAGCCGTGCCACGAGTTCGCTCCCCAATCGGGATACGGGGCGGAGGCGCGTTTCGTCTGGTGGGACACCTTCCCGATCCCGACCGCTGCGACCCCGCCCGCCTTCACGTGCGACAAGACCAAAGGCTGCGACGCGACGGCGCTCGCGCGCTATAAGGCGAGCTGCACGCCGGCCGGAGCTACGGTCCAAACCTGCACCGGCGAGCGGATCGACGGGTGGTTCCGGATGCGCAGCCGGTTCGTCGACTTCACCGGTCAGTACGTGCTGCACTGTCACATCCTCATCCACGAAGACCTGGGGATGATGCAGCTCGTCGAGGTCTACGCCGGTGCCGCGCCGCCGCCGATGACGATGAAGACGCATCACTGA
- a CDS encoding class I SAM-dependent methyltransferase → MSRFDRAAASYDERSGIPPERRAEIVRALAGLTRLAPGDVLLELGAGTGQLGACFPALGVRYVGLDDSAPMLAEFERRRPAGGAPIELIQADVNVTWPVASASVRGVFSSRAVHLFDLEHVVAETLRVARPAGATFVLGRVERDQHGLRGGLRREMRARLAARGFAPRDGERRQRRILDAFRARGATPLGPVVAASWSARSTAARVLEDWRAKPGLGGIEPPDETKAAVLAELAEWAAARFGSLEAQHDAEERYVLEGVALPVRQTPLTMGDMT, encoded by the coding sequence ATGAGCAGATTCGATCGCGCGGCCGCGAGCTACGACGAACGCTCCGGGATCCCGCCCGAACGGCGCGCGGAGATCGTCCGCGCGCTCGCCGGGCTGACGAGGCTCGCGCCGGGTGACGTCTTGCTCGAGCTCGGCGCGGGGACCGGGCAGCTCGGCGCGTGCTTTCCCGCGCTCGGCGTGCGGTACGTCGGGCTCGACGATTCGGCGCCGATGCTGGCGGAGTTCGAGCGCCGCCGACCGGCGGGCGGTGCGCCGATCGAGTTGATTCAAGCGGACGTCAACGTAACGTGGCCGGTGGCGAGCGCGAGCGTGCGCGGCGTGTTCAGCTCCCGCGCCGTTCACCTCTTCGATCTAGAGCACGTCGTCGCCGAGACGCTGCGCGTCGCGCGCCCGGCCGGCGCGACGTTCGTCCTCGGCCGGGTGGAACGCGACCAGCATGGGCTCCGCGGCGGCTTGCGACGCGAGATGCGCGCGCGGCTTGCTGCGCGCGGTTTCGCGCCGCGCGACGGCGAGCGCCGGCAGCGCCGCATCCTCGACGCGTTCCGCGCGCGCGGCGCGACGCCGCTCGGCCCGGTCGTCGCCGCAAGCTGGTCCGCGCGCAGCACTGCGGCGCGCGTGCTCGAGGACTGGCGCGCAAAGCCCGGCCTCGGCGGGATCGAGCCGCCGGACGAAACCAAAGCGGCCGTTCTCGCGGAACTCGCGGAGTGGGCCGCGGCGCGCTTCGGCTCGCTCGAGGCGCAGCACGACGCGGAAGAACGATACGTGCTCGAAGGCGTCGCGCTGCCGGTGCGACAAACACCGCTCACGATGGGTGACATGACGTGA
- a CDS encoding uridine kinase has protein sequence MISGSLTDEQLMEQTARTRPVRLLPEANVVKVGGQSFIDRGRAAVFPLIDEIVANLDRHKMIVGTGAGTRARHAYSVGLDLGMPTGVLSVLGTFVSMQNARMLHYLLAKHGIPFIEPAQFAQLPLYLSERRAVVFFGMPPYTFWQQNPAVGRIPPHRTDTGAFLVSEVFAARSMIFVKDEDGLYTADPKKDRNARFIPRATVSEIEAMDLDDVVVERAVLELLKNAEHRRSIQVINGLKPGMLTRALNGEHVGTVITADDAS, from the coding sequence ATGATCTCCGGTTCGCTCACCGACGAGCAGCTCATGGAGCAAACCGCGCGCACGCGACCGGTGCGGCTGTTGCCGGAGGCGAACGTCGTGAAGGTCGGCGGGCAGAGCTTCATCGACCGCGGCCGCGCCGCAGTCTTTCCGCTGATCGACGAGATCGTCGCGAACCTCGACCGCCACAAGATGATCGTCGGCACCGGCGCCGGAACGCGCGCGCGCCACGCCTACAGCGTCGGGCTCGACCTCGGGATGCCGACCGGCGTGCTCAGCGTGCTCGGCACGTTCGTCAGCATGCAGAACGCGCGCATGCTGCACTACCTGCTGGCCAAGCACGGGATTCCGTTCATCGAGCCCGCGCAGTTCGCGCAGCTTCCGCTCTACCTCTCGGAGCGCCGCGCGGTCGTGTTCTTCGGGATGCCGCCGTACACGTTCTGGCAGCAGAACCCAGCCGTCGGGCGGATCCCGCCGCACCGCACCGACACCGGCGCGTTCTTGGTGAGCGAGGTGTTCGCCGCGCGCTCGATGATCTTCGTCAAGGACGAGGACGGGCTCTACACCGCCGACCCGAAGAAGGACCGCAACGCGCGCTTCATCCCGCGGGCGACGGTCTCGGAGATCGAGGCGATGGACCTCGACGACGTCGTCGTCGAGCGCGCCGTTCTGGAGCTGCTGAAGAACGCGGAGCACCGGCGCTCGATCCAAGTCATCAACGGCTTGAAGCCCGGGATGCTGACGCGCGCGCTGAACGGCGAGCACGTCGGCACCGTCATCACGGCGGACGACGCATCGTGA
- a CDS encoding uridylate kinase — MRESLVDKDVLRSTETPVVRMLPSAHVVKVGGRSILDAGRGVVYPLVEVLGKLLGEHKLIIGTGGGARTRHVFSVGLDLGMPTGVLAQLAAADALGNAHILGTLLAPYGVVAIPPEMFGHLLPLFVHAVPGVIFNGVPPYSLWEHPPGVGRIPPHRTDAGCFLLAECFGCSTLTLVKDVDGLYERDPKLEPNAAFIREIGAAELERRNLPTLPFDRVLLKLLANARLLRRFQIVNGHRPELLAAALNGEHAGTIVHA; from the coding sequence ATGCGCGAAAGCCTCGTCGACAAGGACGTGCTGCGCTCGACCGAAACGCCGGTCGTGCGCATGCTGCCCTCGGCGCACGTCGTCAAGGTCGGCGGCCGTTCGATCCTGGACGCCGGCCGCGGCGTCGTCTACCCGCTGGTCGAAGTGCTCGGAAAACTACTCGGCGAGCACAAGCTGATCATCGGCACGGGCGGCGGCGCGCGGACGCGCCACGTCTTCTCGGTCGGGCTGGACTTGGGGATGCCGACCGGCGTGCTCGCGCAGCTCGCCGCGGCCGACGCGCTCGGCAACGCGCACATCCTGGGGACGCTGCTCGCGCCGTACGGCGTCGTCGCGATCCCACCGGAGATGTTCGGGCACCTCTTGCCGTTGTTCGTGCACGCGGTCCCGGGCGTGATCTTCAACGGCGTTCCGCCGTACTCGCTGTGGGAGCATCCGCCGGGCGTCGGCCGCATCCCGCCGCACCGCACCGACGCCGGCTGCTTTCTCTTGGCGGAATGCTTCGGCTGCAGCACCCTCACGCTCGTCAAAGACGTCGACGGGCTCTACGAACGCGATCCGAAGCTCGAGCCGAACGCAGCGTTCATCCGCGAGATCGGCGCCGCGGAGCTCGAGCGGCGCAACCTTCCGACGCTGCCGTTCGACCGCGTGCTCCTCAAACTGCTCGCGAACGCGCGGCTGCTGCGCCGCTTCCAGATCGTCAACGGCCACCGCCCCGAGCTGCTCGCCGCCGCGCTGAACGGCGAGCACGCCGGCACGATCGTTCACGCCTGA
- a CDS encoding energy transducer TonB, translating to MTSGPRERARSFLLYGFAISLAVHALVVPFVRQTPTVAAGDPVPRLLKHDRMPTPPPTPRPTPTPPPTAQPTPPPHDKPQTPQPQRPPIRIIAPHQDAHHGGTTENPNAHATGVPNGAPGAEGTAAPLAGAVPAATAAAPTPTPTPHPTPTPLSCARPNVPAATLRALEPETPPMAVQQGISGTVNVVVSLDAQSRIVATRIQSSPSALLNQPALAAARGSQFRTEVKNCEPVAADYLFSVEFTAQ from the coding sequence ATGACGAGTGGTCCGCGCGAGCGCGCGCGCAGCTTTCTGCTCTACGGCTTCGCGATCTCGCTCGCGGTGCACGCGCTCGTGGTTCCGTTCGTGCGGCAAACGCCGACCGTTGCGGCCGGTGATCCGGTGCCGCGGCTCCTGAAGCACGATCGAATGCCCACGCCGCCGCCGACCCCGCGCCCGACGCCGACGCCTCCGCCGACCGCGCAGCCTACACCGCCGCCGCACGACAAGCCGCAAACGCCGCAACCGCAGCGCCCGCCGATCCGCATCATCGCACCGCACCAGGACGCGCACCACGGCGGCACGACGGAAAACCCGAACGCGCACGCGACCGGCGTGCCGAACGGCGCGCCGGGTGCCGAAGGGACCGCCGCGCCGCTCGCCGGCGCGGTGCCGGCCGCGACCGCTGCGGCACCGACGCCCACGCCGACGCCGCATCCGACGCCGACGCCGCTCTCGTGCGCCCGCCCGAATGTTCCCGCGGCGACGCTCCGCGCGCTCGAGCCGGAAACGCCGCCGATGGCGGTGCAGCAAGGAATCTCCGGGACCGTGAACGTCGTCGTCTCGCTCGACGCGCAGAGCCGCATCGTCGCGACGCGGATTCAAAGCTCGCCGAGCGCGCTGCTGAACCAGCCTGCGCTTGCCGCCGCGCGCGGCTCGCAGTTCCGGACCGAGGTCAAGAACTGCGAGCCGGTCGCGGCCGACTACCTCTTCAGCGTCGAGTTCACCGCGCAGTAG
- a CDS encoding histidine phosphatase family protein has translation MKAAVVRVFVARHGETTWNLAGRYQGRLESELSPLGVRQARALATAMSEQRLGCVVSSPLVRCTATARPTADRQNVPLEIDERLTEIAHGTWEGRLREEIAENDPERYRMWRHDPAHVRFERGESIAEVLERWRAFAASFRPRTPALVVTHDAVIRVAIVAAKGLGLEAFWNGRVENGAYSEFDVTAAGWSLLRENVADHLGPLRASTEGQAL, from the coding sequence GTGAAAGCGGCGGTCGTGCGCGTGTTCGTCGCGCGGCACGGCGAGACGACGTGGAATCTCGCCGGCCGCTATCAAGGCCGTTTGGAATCCGAGCTGAGCCCGCTCGGGGTGCGGCAGGCGCGCGCGCTCGCCACGGCGATGAGCGAGCAGCGCCTGGGCTGCGTCGTGAGCTCACCGCTCGTGCGCTGCACCGCGACGGCACGGCCGACCGCGGACCGGCAGAACGTTCCGCTGGAGATCGACGAGCGGCTCACCGAGATCGCGCACGGCACGTGGGAAGGCCGGTTGCGCGAGGAGATCGCCGAGAACGATCCCGAGCGCTATCGCATGTGGCGGCACGATCCGGCGCACGTGCGGTTCGAGCGCGGCGAGTCGATCGCCGAGGTGCTCGAGCGCTGGCGCGCATTCGCGGCATCGTTCCGCCCGCGGACGCCGGCGCTCGTCGTCACGCATGACGCCGTCATACGCGTCGCCATCGTGGCCGCAAAAGGACTCGGGCTCGAGGCGTTTTGGAACGGGCGCGTCGAGAACGGCGCGTACTCCGAGTTCGACGTCACCGCCGCGGGCTGGTCGCTGCTGCGCGAGAACGTCGCCGACCATCTCGGCCCGCTCCGCGCCTCGACCGAAGGCCAAGCTCTTTAG
- a CDS encoding RNA polymerase sigma factor — MARSFASPELIGVEARPMALDEPAFDRAYRAYAPRLRAVAFAVLHDRDAAEDAVHGALMRVWGAGTYRPERGALLPFLIACVRREALDTLRGTKRRHLREVRASADEPVTFDETAALDPIEARRVKRALDALPESQRDVIVRAYYNHRTLAEVASETSIPLGTVKSRLAAALRTLHTALAGET, encoded by the coding sequence GTGGCACGATCGTTCGCTAGCCCAGAGCTGATCGGCGTCGAAGCGCGCCCGATGGCGCTCGACGAGCCGGCGTTCGACCGCGCGTACCGCGCGTACGCGCCGCGGCTGCGCGCGGTCGCGTTCGCGGTCCTGCACGACCGCGACGCGGCGGAAGACGCGGTGCACGGCGCGCTGATGCGGGTGTGGGGCGCCGGGACGTACCGGCCCGAGCGCGGCGCGCTGCTTCCGTTTCTGATCGCGTGCGTGCGGCGCGAAGCCCTCGACACGCTGCGCGGAACGAAACGCCGCCACTTGCGCGAAGTTCGCGCAAGTGCCGACGAGCCGGTTACATTCGACGAGACGGCGGCGCTCGACCCGATCGAGGCCCGCCGCGTGAAGCGCGCGCTCGACGCGCTCCCCGAGAGCCAGCGCGACGTGATCGTGCGCGCCTACTACAACCATCGCACGCTCGCGGAGGTCGCGAGCGAGACCAGCATCCCGCTCGGCACGGTGAAGAGCCGCCTCGCCGCCGCGCTTCGCACCCTGCACACCGCGCTCGCCGGAGAAACGTGA
- a CDS encoding metallophosphoesterase — MKRRDFVGHVAWTGAGIVYVLGADGLLRATADAAPGTFSFVQISDSHIGYTGPANDDVRATLKKAVDGINAMPNQPAFVIHTGDVTHLSKAQEFDDARAILSTLRAPLLTIPGEHDVIGAEGPKRFAASFARSDAKGRGWSSWDQGGIHFVSLINVGEGETMGVLGDEQLAWLQNDLNAQKNSTPIVVFGHVPLFAVAPEWGWTTTDGTKAIALLKRFNAATVLNGHIHQIVEHSEGSIRFATARATAFPQAAPGTPGAKPGPLKVAPDSLLGVLGYRTVEVAGAAAWHDRSLAQS; from the coding sequence GTGAAACGACGCGATTTCGTCGGCCACGTCGCCTGGACCGGTGCCGGCATCGTCTACGTGCTCGGCGCCGACGGGCTGCTGCGCGCGACCGCGGACGCCGCGCCCGGCACGTTCTCGTTCGTGCAGATCAGCGACAGCCACATCGGCTACACCGGCCCGGCCAACGACGACGTTCGCGCGACGCTGAAGAAAGCCGTCGACGGCATCAACGCGATGCCGAACCAGCCGGCGTTCGTGATCCACACCGGCGACGTCACGCACCTGAGCAAAGCGCAGGAGTTCGACGACGCGCGCGCGATCCTGAGCACGCTGCGCGCGCCGCTGCTCACGATCCCGGGCGAGCACGACGTGATCGGCGCCGAAGGCCCGAAGCGCTTCGCGGCATCGTTCGCGCGCTCCGATGCGAAGGGCCGCGGCTGGAGCTCGTGGGACCAAGGCGGGATCCACTTCGTCTCGCTGATCAACGTCGGCGAAGGCGAGACGATGGGCGTCCTCGGCGACGAGCAGCTGGCCTGGCTGCAGAACGATTTGAACGCGCAGAAGAACTCGACGCCGATCGTCGTCTTCGGACACGTTCCGCTCTTCGCCGTCGCGCCGGAGTGGGGCTGGACGACGACCGACGGAACGAAGGCGATCGCGCTGCTGAAGCGCTTCAACGCCGCCACCGTCCTGAACGGCCACATCCACCAGATCGTCGAGCACAGCGAAGGTTCGATCCGGTTCGCGACGGCGCGCGCGACGGCGTTCCCGCAAGCCGCGCCCGGCACGCCCGGCGCGAAACCGGGACCGCTGAAGGTCGCGCCCGACTCGCTGCTGGGCGTCCTCGGCTACCGCACCGTGGAGGTCGCCGGGGCGGCGGCGTGGCACGATCGTTCGCTAGCCCAGAGCTGA
- a CDS encoding cupredoxin family copper-binding protein, translating to MRTALLGAAALVALLAAGPSPKTYVVHIRDDAFNPPSVTVNAGDIVTFVNDDDDAHTATADDGSWDSEGLNQGQKWSHTFTKDGKVTYHCTVHPFMKGTLLVQGAKK from the coding sequence ATGAGAACAGCGCTCCTCGGCGCCGCCGCGCTCGTCGCGTTGCTGGCCGCCGGGCCGTCCCCCAAGACGTACGTCGTCCACATCCGCGACGACGCGTTCAACCCGCCCTCGGTCACCGTCAACGCGGGCGACATCGTCACGTTCGTCAACGACGACGACGACGCGCACACCGCGACCGCCGACGACGGCTCGTGGGACTCCGAAGGGCTCAACCAGGGCCAGAAGTGGAGCCACACCTTCACCAAAGACGGCAAGGTCACGTATCACTGCACCGTCCACCCCTTCATGAAGGGCACGCTGCTCGTGCAAGGAGCGAAGAAGTGA
- the alaS gene encoding alanine--tRNA ligase, producing the protein MTSQELRQAFVDYFVRNGHKHLPSASLIPDEMSTTLFTIAGMEQFVPVFLGDAPAPAPRAVTVQRCLRVAGAKSDIENVGRTGRHGTFLEMLGNFSFGDYYKSEAIRFAWEFLTTIMRLDPARLYVTVHVSDDEAQRIWENEIGLDPARITRWDEDNFWTMGATGPCGPCSEIFYDTGAENASGPEDDGPNKGNRYVEIWNVVFQQYNRAADGTLTELPRKAIDTGAGFERMLAVANGKVSMYETDLFTDLIAAQPPVGKSSLSPDEQLVRRRIIADHARAATFLIADGVYPSNTDRGFVLRFLIRRAIRNGKLLGYPPEFIADLASAVVRSLESGYPELRAKLADVQRALRAEEASFSRTLDRGTELLEAEIDEALRDCTNLISGEDAFVLHDTYGFPIELTREIAAERGVAVDTFGFEQHMNEQRERARRDAAEKRKVVSVSDVPAIASAFEGYGGLEADGVVQAILVAGAPADAIEQGTEAQIVLDRTSFYAEKGGQIGDRGRITTETGAVFEVTDTQFAGEAIAHHGRLVRGELAVGARVRTSVSPEWREEIRRHHTSAHLLQRALKDVVGDDVVQAGSWVGVDRMRFDFRSPHGALTPPQRRAVTQRVNELIRADYHQQLRELPIEEAKATGAITMAGEKYGERVRVVGFGPAVEFCGGTHAITTGELGLFVMLSESSIGSGVRRIEGIVGKAAEAYVERQQDTIATLSETLSAKPDQLVERVEKLQTDVRSLQKDMNEIKARLAAADAAAYVASAEEIGGIPVVARIVREANAEALRALGNAIRDRLKSGVVALIGTDGDNVALFAAASEGAVKAGANAGALVKAAAPLVGGKGGGAASQAQGAGKDPAGAEAALAAMRDVLAKQPA; encoded by the coding sequence ATGACTTCCCAAGAGCTCCGTCAAGCGTTCGTCGACTACTTCGTGCGGAACGGGCACAAGCATCTGCCTTCGGCTTCCCTCATCCCCGACGAGATGAGCACCACGCTGTTCACCATCGCCGGGATGGAGCAGTTCGTGCCGGTCTTCCTCGGCGACGCGCCGGCGCCGGCGCCGCGCGCGGTGACGGTGCAGCGCTGCCTGCGCGTCGCGGGCGCGAAGTCGGACATCGAGAACGTCGGGCGGACCGGGCGGCACGGCACGTTTCTCGAGATGCTCGGGAACTTCTCGTTCGGCGACTACTACAAGTCGGAAGCGATCCGGTTCGCGTGGGAGTTTCTGACGACGATCATGCGGTTGGATCCCGCGCGCTTGTACGTCACCGTGCACGTCTCGGACGACGAAGCGCAGCGCATCTGGGAGAACGAGATCGGGCTCGACCCGGCGCGGATCACGCGCTGGGACGAGGACAACTTCTGGACGATGGGCGCGACCGGCCCGTGCGGTCCGTGCAGCGAGATCTTCTACGACACCGGCGCGGAGAACGCGTCGGGTCCCGAGGACGACGGGCCGAACAAGGGCAACCGCTACGTCGAGATCTGGAACGTCGTCTTTCAACAATACAATCGCGCGGCCGACGGCACGCTGACGGAGCTGCCGCGCAAGGCCATCGACACGGGCGCGGGCTTCGAGCGGATGCTCGCGGTCGCGAACGGCAAGGTCTCGATGTACGAGACCGATTTGTTCACCGACCTGATCGCCGCGCAGCCGCCGGTCGGCAAGTCCTCGCTCTCGCCGGACGAGCAGCTCGTGCGCCGGCGCATCATCGCCGACCACGCGCGCGCGGCGACGTTCCTGATCGCCGACGGGGTCTACCCCTCGAACACCGATCGCGGCTTCGTGCTGCGGTTCTTGATTCGCCGCGCGATCCGCAACGGCAAGCTGCTCGGCTATCCGCCCGAGTTCATCGCCGATCTCGCGAGCGCCGTCGTGCGCTCGCTCGAGAGCGGGTATCCCGAGTTGCGTGCGAAGCTCGCCGACGTGCAGCGCGCGCTGCGGGCCGAAGAGGCGAGCTTCTCGCGCACGCTCGACCGCGGGACGGAGCTACTCGAGGCCGAGATCGACGAGGCGCTGCGCGACTGCACCAACCTCATCTCGGGCGAAGACGCGTTCGTCCTGCACGACACCTACGGCTTCCCGATCGAGCTGACGCGCGAGATCGCCGCCGAGCGCGGCGTCGCAGTCGACACCTTCGGCTTCGAGCAGCACATGAACGAGCAGCGCGAGCGCGCCCGGCGCGACGCGGCGGAGAAGCGCAAGGTCGTCAGCGTCAGCGACGTGCCGGCGATCGCTTCGGCGTTCGAAGGCTACGGCGGGCTCGAAGCCGACGGCGTCGTGCAGGCGATCCTGGTCGCTGGCGCGCCGGCCGACGCGATCGAGCAGGGAACGGAAGCCCAGATCGTTCTCGACCGCACCTCGTTCTACGCCGAGAAAGGCGGACAGATCGGCGACCGCGGCCGCATCACGACCGAGACCGGCGCGGTGTTCGAGGTGACCGACACGCAGTTCGCCGGCGAAGCGATCGCGCACCACGGCCGGCTGGTGCGCGGCGAGCTCGCGGTCGGCGCGCGCGTGCGCACCAGCGTCTCTCCCGAGTGGCGCGAGGAGATCAGGCGGCACCACACCTCGGCGCACCTGCTGCAGCGCGCGCTGAAAGACGTCGTCGGCGACGACGTCGTGCAGGCCGGCTCGTGGGTCGGCGTCGACCGCATGCGCTTCGACTTTCGCAGCCCGCACGGCGCGCTCACGCCGCCGCAGCGCCGCGCGGTCACGCAGCGCGTCAACGAGCTGATCCGCGCCGACTACCATCAGCAGCTGCGCGAGCTGCCGATCGAGGAGGCGAAGGCGACCGGCGCGATCACGATGGCCGGCGAGAAGTACGGCGAGCGCGTGCGCGTCGTCGGCTTCGGTCCGGCGGTCGAGTTTTGCGGCGGCACTCACGCGATCACCACGGGCGAACTCGGGCTGTTCGTGATGCTCAGCGAGTCCTCAATCGGGAGCGGGGTGCGCCGCATCGAGGGGATCGTCGGCAAAGCCGCCGAGGCGTACGTCGAGCGCCAGCAGGACACGATCGCGACGCTCAGCGAGACGCTCTCGGCGAAGCCCGATCAGCTCGTCGAGCGCGTCGAGAAGCTGCAGACGGACGTGCGCTCCTTGCAGAAAGACATGAACGAGATCAAGGCGCGGCTGGCCGCGGCCGACGCTGCGGCGTACGTCGCGAGCGCGGAGGAGATCGGCGGGATCCCGGTCGTCGCGCGCATCGTGCGCGAGGCGAACGCCGAGGCGCTGCGCGCGCTCGGCAACGCGATCCGCGACCGGCTGAAGTCCGGCGTCGTCGCGCTGATCGGGACCGACGGTGACAACGTCGCGCTCTTCGCCGCGGCGAGCGAGGGCGCGGTGAAAGCCGGTGCGAACGCCGGCGCGCTCGTCAAAGCAGCGGCGCCGCTGGTCGGCGGAAAGGGCGGCGGCGCTGCGTCGCAAGCGCAAGGCGCCGGTAAGGATCCCGCCGGCGCCGAGGCGGCGCTGGCGGCGATGCGCGACGTGCTGGCCAAACAGCCGGCGTGA